The nucleotide window ATCATTTCCTCTGTCACGTGTAAAGATTGTCTTGTTTGGCTTAGCTGGGATTTATTTTAATATGTGGCACGCACAGAGAGGCAAAGGAATCTGATTCTTGGTTCTATTTGTTCGCTTGGAATCGTTTGTATGCTTAAAATTGAGCGTCGTcttattcttcctttttcttttataggaGATTTTGGTTGGTTTCTGAATCCTGATCTTAGCCAGGGGGTTTTGACATgtctagaaaatatttatctgtTCAAGTTAAAATCTGTAATGTTCTTTATTAATTCGGTAGAGAACTATTTAGAGCCGCTTAGATTGTTCATGCATGCGATGGCTATTATTCCATTGCTTTAATTACTTATTGCTCATACAGAAATTTGCATTAGTTCTTCTTAGTACTGTCCTTCGACTTCCATTATATGTTCAGAGGACCTATGTAAACACCCAAGTGCTCTTTCATCTGACACTTCATCTGTACTGGTCCACGATGATGCTCTCTTAGATGTTGTATGAATCTGGCATTTGGATGATCGGATCATGACCACGAGTCTTTCTTATGATGAAGTCTGTGTTAACTAATTTCTCATTGGATGAGATGCTGACAGGTCATAGGCTTCTTTCTGTTTCTGTTTACCTGCCATCGTATCCCACTACTGACATCGAAATTTTCACTCACTTCAGGATTTGTTCTTGACCCTTCTAAATGCCGCAAGCTGAGTATAGATGACAAGAGAGAACTCATCCATGAATTGTCTAAATGGCCAGACAGTTCTACTGAGAAACTACAAACTTGGAGCAGGAAAGACCTTCTGGAGATCCTTTGTGCAGAAATAGGAAAGGAGAGGAAGTATACGGGCTTAACAAAGCAGAAGATGATAGAATACCTTTTCAAACTTGTATCTGAGAAAAAATCTGGAGGACATGTGGAAGCCATGAATTCAACTCCTAATCCACCTAACCCTAACCCTCAAACTCCACACAAAAGACACAGAAAGAATGAGAACCCGTCACGTCTACCTATTACTGCAAATAATCTTCCAGCAAGTGAAGGAAATGAGGCTGTCACTAATGTGCGATACTGCCAAAATCTAGCATGCAGAGCCACTCTGAACCTTGATGATGCATTTTGCAAACGCTGCTCGTGTTGTATCTGCCACAAATATGATGATAATAAGGACCCTAGCCTTTGGCTGTTTTGTAGCTCGGATACTCTTTCTCAAGGTAATCCATGTGGTTTGTCATGCCATCTTGAGTGTGCTCTCAAGCATGAAAGAGCTGGTATTGTGAAGAATGGAAAATGCACAAGCTTGGATGGGAGCTATTACTGCACATACTGTGGAAAATCCAATGACTTGCTTGGGTAATTTCTTCCACATCCCTTTGAATTTGTTAGAATTATTTCCCTGAAATATTTTCAGTGCTCCTTGCAGTGTCTAGTGGTTGTTAACATCTAGATATCAGTACTGGACCTTTATTTGTTTGATTATGAGCTTATGACCTATTTAAATTCCCCTTTATTTTCGTAGTCAATTTTTTGTCttttgagttctcaactcctTTCAGATTTCAACTTTCAGGACATATTATAAGATCGGCTTCATGAACTGATAAAATGCTATGTAACCTATCAGTATCAGTGCAAGCGGATGAAGTTGTGATGAGTTCAAATGGTCAAATTACACGAATAGAAAACAATAGTCATGCTGATGAGAACATGATAATATAGGAGTCATTACAGACACAAAATTTGATGTGTTTCTGTCAGTATTTCTCCCTAGCAAGTTGTATTAGACACTCTGGTTTGTATTGAGAAATGGTGTTGGTCAATTTGTGGATTATCCTCCAGCACAAATATGGACATGTACTCGATCACCAGTAACACAAATGGCCTGCTCGAGCTGGAATGGTGTTTGATTTCAAATAAACACAATTAAATAATGGATGCTTGGTGTATGACCTTTTGAGATTACATAATTGGTGTGAAATAAAGTTGAACATGGTTTTAGGTTGTGGTTTCATGATATGGTTCTTAAGGGATTACTGGCAAAGTGAGAGATAACAAATGTAAAGATTTGCAATGCTGACCCACACCGTATCTTTGTCTACTTTTCACTTGCCTTTGTCCGAAATGTTCACCATGGCAAATGTCAAACCTTTGTTTTCCATCTTTTATTGTCATGCCTTCAGACGACTTTTTGTCAGTACATAAGGCATCCATCAAAGTAGGTTTTTACCTTGTACCTACGAACAAACAGGTTGTTTTTTCAAGACAAGCCTTTATTTCACAAAAAGGGATTTTCTTTCTGGTGAAAGACATAATCCTCATAATCTTTTAACTAAAAGAATGATACCACTCTTGAATATGGATTTACATATCTGACTTGAATCCTCTATGTTTTAGGGGTGAGAAAATTTGCAACATGAGCTTAATTTTTCTAgaaaacataattaaaaaaatcccCCAATTAATCATTAATTGatgaaattttaatttcaaatcactATCTTCTGATCATTGTCTACAAGATCAGTTTAGCTAGCTTATAGCCCTTGAAAATTTGATGGATTGGCCAGTTCCATTGGATTGTGCTTATTCTTGGTCAGTCTTGATTATTTAATTGGGCTTAGTCGATATTGGGCCTGAAGCTAATTCACAAATATCTCCACTCCCAATCTGACTGAGTTTACCTattcaatctaatcccaaattTCTATGGTGAAAGCTAGACTGAACTTGATCTTGTGAATCTTCTCTCAAATGGTCAGAAAGGTCAATTCATTGAGATATTTAAACCTTTGCTCTGCTCCGTGTAGTACATGCAAAGTTTCAACATTACGAGCCCATGGGCAAATTCCCTTCTCCTTTTATGGATATAATCATTTTTGTTGACATTCTTTTGTTTCTGTTATTGGATCTTTCATCTCCAACTGTAAGTTTGATTGCAGAACTTTCTAGGATGCAATTGGAAAAACTATAccatttttattatcatgatttAATATATTCTTCACTGTTGAAGTCTTCGCAAGGACATGTACTTACATCATTCAAGCATCATTACATTTTCTGCTTACCATCAATTCCTCAGTAGCGAATCCTATATTGATAAGcaaaggatgatgatgatgagactagAAAATTGAGTCTAAGGGTGTTTTTGATGCTTGTCCGTTCAAATTCTGAAGCACTGTTTTAAAACCTGGATATCAGAAATCTCTTATATGATCCACCTAACATTATTATTGTCTGTAGGATTATTTATAATGATATATTGGAAGTGCAAGGAATTTTTCCATGGGATTAGGCTTAATAAAAGTTTGGAATCAAGTACAATAATTGCTAGTCTTACGGGGCAGTTCTAATTTAGATCCTCaaacattataaaaaagaaggaaaatcaacAAGAATCTATGAGAGTTTATCATGGCTGCTTAAACTTACAAAAAAAAGGATTCTTCGTTCATTTTcatgataacccaaataacaaATCTGGTAAATCAATTTCTGAAAGTGTCACATTTATAAAGTGATGTTTTGACTTCATTGACTTACACAAAACCAAACAGGCACTAGAGGAAAGGCCAACTGGTGGTTGAACAATTTTGGCCAGTCTTTTTAGTGAACCTATCAGACCCTTTGAATTTTTAGGCTTAGAAGATGGTAGGTAATTAGAGTAAACTTTGTCATGCATAACAGACTCCAAATTTCCTAATTTAGGATCAGTTGGGGTGCAGATTTGGTTAACTTCAGATTTTTTCATTTTTGCAGATGCTGGAAAAAGCAACTCATGATTGCAATGGATGCACGACGAGTAGATGTATTGTGTTATCGGATTTCACTtagtcataaaattcttgaatcaACAGAGAAGTTTCAGAGCTTGCATGAGATAGTTGACACAGCAATGAAGAAGTTGGAGGCTGAAGTTGGGCCTATTAATAATTTACCAAACATGGCTCGTGGAATTGTCAACAGACTTTCTGTTGGTGCCGAAGTTCAGAGAATGTGTGCTTTTGCTGTCAAATTATTAGATTCTATGCATCTAGTAGCCTTCTCTTCTGATACTCAAGTTCAGCGTAAGCTTCTCTATGAATCTGTCTTGTCTTCAAGAGTCCTGAATATTTGGtacttgtttatcatgcaatgttcACTTATTTGTGGATATGTTCATTGCAGAAGTAAGTTTGACATCCTCTAGCTTCATCAAATTTGTAGACATATCCCCGGTGTCGGTTACTTTGGTGTTGGGTTATGATGATAATTCAGCTTTATCACAAGAGATGGCTGGTTTTACCATATGGCACCGAAAAGCCGATGCTAGGGAGTACCCTAAGAAACCAACCTGTACTTTGTTTAAGCCAAAGAGGAGGTTTCTGATAACAGAACTATCTCCAGCTACAGAATACATGTTCAAGGTGGTAGCCTTCAGCAGCTTCAGTGAGCTCGGAATGTGGGAAGTTGGAGTAACAACTGAAGGCATTTCTTTGGATGATCCAGCAGGCTTAGCTGCAGATGTAAACCCATCCAAACCATATTGCCAAAGCCCAAAAACAAACAGTAGTGGCCTATCAAACCCATCGGAGGGAGATGAatctaacaataatgttgttgcaTATACTGACCTCAACAAGTCACCAGACAGTTGTTTTCATTATTTTGAGAAGCCTGATATCCTTGACTCGGAAAAATTATCAGACCACATCCAGAAAGATGAAAAGAGCGAATATGCAGGAACAATAAGTGGAGCTGAAGTTATGGAGGCTGACGAAACACCAGGGCATTCTGGTTCTGCATTAGATGAGGAGCTGAACCCAACAATTCAAATGGAGTCCCACAAGGATTCCACAAACTCTGTGGAGAATAACCAGGCAACTGACATCCCCAAATCAGAGAATGAATCCAATGCACGTACTGCAGATGAGATGGTTATCGTTCCATTCGGGCATCCAGATCAAACCTTACCAGTTACTCACCGTGGGCTGGATACCAGTCAGGAAGGTCCTGGGAGAGGTAGCAAATTGAAACTTGGCATTAATTTGCTAGAGAGTGGCCGTACAAATTCAGGTAGGGAGCCAGCAAGTTTATCAAAGAAAAGAGGTAGGGAGAAAATAATGGAGATGTGTGCTAAAGAAGGCTCCTTAGAAGGGTCGTATGAGTATTGTGTGAAAGTGGTTAGATGGCTCGAATGTGAGGGCCACATCGAGACCAACTTTAGGGTCAAATTTCTAACTTGGTTTAGCTTACGGGCAACCCCACAGGAGAGAAGAATAGTGACTGTTTATGTTGATACTCTGATTGATGATCCTGCGAGCCTCGCGGGGCAGCTGGTGGACACCTTCTCAGAAACAATCTGCAGCAAGAAACCACCACTGGTGCCGACTGGCTTCTGTATGAAGCTTTGGCATTAGGACTTGCCAAGCTAATTCTTATTGATTATCCATGAGCCCTGATTCTTTGAACACAAATTGCCATGTTCATTCTTCATTGAATATATCTTTATGGTTCAGGAATTGCAGGAACCCCTTATTGTCAAATTAAACTGTCTACTTACATGACTGTAGTTTCTATCCATAGAATTTCTGTATTTCTTCTGTTTTTCTCTACTTAGGAATCGTGTAGAACTACCCTACACTTTTCTATGAAACTTATGCTCTCCTTAGATAATAATTTTTGTTATGGATTCCTGTAATATGATGACAACTTTATCTTTTAGGGTTACATTGATATGTTGAATTAGCAGGCAAATTGTTAGTCTATATTGTGGAGAAGTCACCTAACAGAATGTGAATTTACTTGGAGCTGATTTGATCTAGATTCTGATAACATGGTTAATACTTCTTGCGAGTTGACTGCAAAGAGATGATTCAGGCATGATAAGGTAAATATATCCTATATCCGATTGGATCGAAGCCAAAATGTCAGAGATCATCACTTTGAATTGAATCAAAATTCTCAGGATAAATTATTTTCAGATCAAGGATAAGTAAGGATGAATTGATGTGTCACTTCAGAAGGGAATGGTTTTCTCTTTATGCATAGCATTTGTCATCTTGCAATTGAGGGGTATCAAATATGGAATATGATGGCAGGTAATTTTCTTGTGGAAAATAATGGCAAGGTGTGAAGAATTTGTGGAGCACTGCCTAATGCACAATGATGAAGTTTCAATTGATATATGAGCTTTTATTTGACAATCAATGGAGTGTACATATTCCCTTTTATCACATCTCCTCTGATGATTATTGGATTTGGACACTGCATCCATTACTTGCACatatttttttaatggctttTTCCACTGGTATGCTTGGATAAAATTAACAAATGATGTGGTTGGAACTTGGAAGGTGATATGATGCAAATATTTTCTGTGGAAACTACTTCTCTTCGGTACAGATGAAAAAAATGCAATGCCTTTTTGTTTATATGTTCATGCAAATAAATTATGGTTCTCCAAACTGCATGTATCCTTAATATTCTTGTATAATTAGGTGAATGGTGCATGGTTAGAGGAAGGTTAGGAGGTAAGTGAACTCTTCTTCCAAAAACTAAGAGCATCAATTGCTAATTCCTTATGGTAAATGGCTTTTTCCATGACCACCTTGTCAACTTCAATTCCTCTTTTACATAGCTTTAGCACTTTAGTGTGTGTgtcttcttattatattttggaatgTGAAACTCGAGcggtatttattttttatgtgaaaAAAACAATTAGGCATTCCATCTTCCgaaatcatatttattttttttttatatggtgCTCATCAACTAGGATAGTATCCATTCATTTTGATGGGAGGTTTTCAACTCCTTGGATGTGTTTGGAGTTTGCATACATTTCTTCTCTAAGCTTGTGCTTCAATAGAATTGAAGATGTATCACGACCCATTTAATTGAGTTACATTGGACAGATAACCAAACCCATTCATTACATTTAAATGTAGCAGAGTAAGATTTCATTAATGGTTTACTTTTCTTGTTGGGCAGTAACCATCAGAGAATTAGTTGAAAGATTGAGAGTagaaaacaattcaaaattatatttttgttatGTTAAATAACTTTAGCAATGAGATTTCAATTCGTAATATCTTTTTATTGTTTATGATCTTATTGTAAGAATCTATAAATGTctttatcatcttttttttttctcttaatcgTGAGTGACAAGCAATGTCGATGTCCACAATTTCGGATGAATGTAAATGACTTCATCCTCTTAATCGTGAGCGACGACCGTAGTCTATGGTATTGGACAACGGAGTGGTATTAGCATAGTTAGGGTTCCAATTGATGAgggtataataaaattttatagttatttaaataacttaaataattttattatgagaGAGTTAGtaaattatattttagtatttttttagGGATTGCTAATAGCAAAATGAGATTGCCAATGACAAGTTTCCTtcataatatcatatatatatatatatatatatatatatatatatatatatatatattctctatgttctgcattatctgattttttttcaaaatacctaatttctttccctttttttaaagaaagtaaaaaagaaaattcataaatAGAACCTTATGCTGTTCATTTTGCAACACTTGCTAATCTAAAATACATTCTGTATTCATTCAGTTGAGTGTTACTTCACCTTCAAAGTGTTGATTGCCAGTAGATTTGTTGACTCAAATCAAGTCCTTCTTGTAACTTCACAGAATTCCTCGGTTCACCTgttttcttggtgagttctaacagCTGCAAGATTTGTTGTCTCAGATAAGAATCCAGCAATGCCAACACCCTCCAGAAATAAAATAGGGAAACTAAGTACAGTTAAAAGAACAAATCTTTACAACCTCAACCTCAAGTTTGCCTCCATGTTGGACCAATTCATGCCCGCCAGAAACTACTTCCTCCAGTGTCTCACAGTATACAATTGCAAGCACTCAATAGTAGATTGAAGCTCTCCGATGTTCTTCCACCTCCTTCAACTATAACCACAAGTCTCCTCTGCAAACCCCACCTTTGATCCGACTGTATCATACACCACCCTCAGATTCTTCTGCTGGTAGTTCCCGATGATCCCGATCTCTTCTTCGTAAGAAAGGCTTGCGAAGGCCAAGCAAACCTGAGATGCGTCCGGCTTGGCGAAGTACAGAACACCATTGACATCCACATCCACCTCTGCATCGCCATCGAACGTGAATCTGATGGTGGGGACGTCCACCTCCTTGTATCCAGCCAAGTCGAAGCAGGTGTCGAGGATCGAGTACCCAGGCGCAGGCGGATACCCGGAGAAATGCCGCAGGAACTCATCCCTCAGCGTCTTGTAGACGGAAGGAACCAGCCTAGTGATCACGGTGCCGGAATCGATGAGGACTTGGGTGTTGAACTGGGTTGAGGATCGAAGAGCTGTGCCACCGATGCTGATGCCGGTGAGGTTGAGGAAGTAGAAGGATGCCTGTT belongs to Musa acuminata AAA Group cultivar baxijiao chromosome BXJ3-5, Cavendish_Baxijiao_AAA, whole genome shotgun sequence and includes:
- the LOC103985159 gene encoding VIN3-like protein 2 isoform X2 → MDPPFSGFVLDPSKCRKLSIDDKRELIHELSKWPDSSTEKLQTWSRKDLLEILCAEIGKERKYTGLTKQKMIEYLFKLVSEKKSGGHVEAMNSTPNPPNPNPQTPHKRHRKNENPSRLPITANNLPASEGNEAVTNVRYCQNLACRATLNLDDAFCKRCSCCICHKYDDNKDPSLWLFCSSDTLSQGNPCGLSCHLECALKHERAGIVKNGKCTSLDGSYYCTYCGKSNDLLGCWKKQLMIAMDARRVDVLCYRISLSHKILESTEKFQSLHEIVDTAMKKLEAEVGPINNLPNMARGIVNRLSVGAEVQRMCAFAVKLLDSMHLVAFSSDTQVQLSLTSSSFIKFVDISPVSVTLVLGYDDNSALSQEMAGFTIWHRKADAREYPKKPTCTLFKPKRRFLITELSPATEYMFKVVAFSSFSELGMWEVGVTTEGISLDDPAGLAADVNPSKPYCQSPKTNSSGLSNPSEGDESNNNVVAYTDLNKSPDSCFHYFEKPDILDSEKLSDHIQKDEKSEYAGTISGAEVMEADETPGHSGSALDEELNPTIQMESHKDSTNSVENNQATDIPKSENESNARTADEMVIVPFGHPDQTLPVTHRGLDTSQEGPGRGSKLKLGINLLESGRTNSGREPASLSKKRGREKIMEMCAKEGSLEGSYEYCVKVVRWLECEGHIETNFRVKFLTWFSLRATPQERRIVTVYVDTLIDDPASLAGQLVDTFSETICSKKPPLVPTGFCMKLWH
- the LOC103985159 gene encoding VIN3-like protein 2 isoform X1, which gives rise to MDPPFSGFVLDPSKCRKLSIDDKRELIHELSKWPDSSTEKLQTWSRKDLLEILCAEIGKERKYTGLTKQKMIEYLFKLVSEKKSGGHVEAMNSTPNPPNPNPQTPHKRHRKNENPSRLPITANNLPASEGNEAVTNVRYCQNLACRATLNLDDAFCKRCSCCICHKYDDNKDPSLWLFCSSDTLSQGNPCGLSCHLECALKHERAGIVKNGKCTSLDGSYYCTYCGKSNDLLGCWKKQLMIAMDARRVDVLCYRISLSHKILESTEKFQSLHEIVDTAMKKLEAEVGPINNLPNMARGIVNRLSVGAEVQRMCAFAVKLLDSMHLVAFSSDTQVQQVSLTSSSFIKFVDISPVSVTLVLGYDDNSALSQEMAGFTIWHRKADAREYPKKPTCTLFKPKRRFLITELSPATEYMFKVVAFSSFSELGMWEVGVTTEGISLDDPAGLAADVNPSKPYCQSPKTNSSGLSNPSEGDESNNNVVAYTDLNKSPDSCFHYFEKPDILDSEKLSDHIQKDEKSEYAGTISGAEVMEADETPGHSGSALDEELNPTIQMESHKDSTNSVENNQATDIPKSENESNARTADEMVIVPFGHPDQTLPVTHRGLDTSQEGPGRGSKLKLGINLLESGRTNSGREPASLSKKRGREKIMEMCAKEGSLEGSYEYCVKVVRWLECEGHIETNFRVKFLTWFSLRATPQERRIVTVYVDTLIDDPASLAGQLVDTFSETICSKKPPLVPTGFCMKLWH